The Actinomycetota bacterium genome includes a region encoding these proteins:
- a CDS encoding AAA family ATPase: protein MAACSNCGAQNADRARFCASCGTPLGASCPRCGATLPEGARFCSACGTPVAEPTAVGQERKLVTVLFADVTGSTALGERLDPEQLQEVMAAYFAAMREEIEAEGGTVEKFIGDAVMAAFGVPAAHEDDPARALRAARRMLHRLEDVNRRLDRSHGTILQIRIGVNTGEVLAAVAPAPGDPMVTGDAVNLAARLQQVADPGEIAVSERTARAARGFRFRPLGPLDLKGKSEPVEVLVLTGTSEEPERGVPGLRAPMVGRDQELALLETVYGRTSTESRANLVTIYGDPGVGKSRLTSEFLARLAGTKPEPLLLRGRCLPYGEGVTYWPLAEILKGHAGVLDSDPPEVALDKIGRSALDLIGPDVAADPPRAAAALAYTVGLEDPAYPFRTMEPRQVRLDVHAAWRSFFSALAARSPVVAILEDIHWADGAMLDLLEDLADRVQGPLLLVCPARPELTGRRPGWGGGKRNFSSIGLEPLSPADADRLVGFLLAVEDLPESVHRRILERAEGNPFFLEEIVRHLIDEGRIVRSGDRWRAAEDIGDVLIPDTVQGVLAARIDLLAPPEKHALQSAAVVGRVFWPGPVRRLLNGEASALDASLGHLEERDLVLSRLSSSITGEPEFAFKHVLTRDVAYETIPRRERVPAHAAVARWLEETTGERWREYSELLAHHYDTAYRAAREGGGEGTVTAELRRKAFTYLMAAAEDARSKLASEKAYRLGESALSIAGDDVDRARALAVMGQASMDRYEGDAAWENLRQAADAAARAGVEGGLLAYLCARAVETPTRWPGSMRGGVPEEEVRSYLDMGLAALPPGDGEARVRLLTAQSFLPWGFPDEHSSEAELDAAQRFGEEAAAMAIRIDRSDLASGALDSVQGKLGLQWRYAEAVQVNDRRLELVDRIEDPLEVGDVYAVSAWLRCDIGRYEEAKGLAGTGHELVKEQMHSATLHCLNWRAFANFRLGEWDAMLEDLSLMERMLGDRRADPPYFAVRPFACAAFVHDARGNPEAANRLLEVMDSLRARNVGRIVPFLAMAALVRARRGEADAARSLIEAALATRTQGSAVAPEMECDLVAEAGDWQRVAEVVGRARHLSDRGGLLALSAHADRLEGRAALAAGDPAEAIERLGAARERFGEIGARWEHAFTELRMAEAQIAGGDTERARDSLGAALPVFEDLSSLREIDQSRALLDLLG from the coding sequence ATGGCGGCGTGCTCGAACTGTGGCGCGCAGAACGCGGACCGGGCCCGGTTCTGCGCATCGTGCGGGACGCCCCTCGGCGCGTCCTGTCCCCGGTGCGGCGCAACGCTCCCCGAGGGCGCCCGGTTCTGCTCGGCGTGCGGGACGCCCGTGGCCGAGCCGACGGCGGTCGGCCAGGAGCGCAAGCTGGTCACCGTCCTGTTCGCCGACGTGACCGGCTCCACGGCCTTGGGCGAGCGCCTCGATCCCGAGCAGCTCCAGGAGGTCATGGCCGCCTACTTCGCGGCCATGCGGGAGGAGATCGAAGCCGAGGGCGGCACCGTGGAGAAGTTCATCGGCGACGCGGTCATGGCGGCGTTCGGCGTGCCCGCGGCCCACGAGGACGACCCGGCCCGGGCCCTCCGCGCGGCCCGGCGGATGCTCCACCGGTTGGAGGACGTGAACCGGCGGCTGGACCGATCCCACGGCACCATCCTTCAGATCCGGATCGGCGTGAACACCGGCGAGGTGCTGGCGGCGGTGGCTCCCGCCCCGGGCGACCCTATGGTCACCGGCGACGCCGTGAACCTGGCGGCCCGGCTCCAGCAGGTGGCCGATCCCGGCGAGATCGCGGTGTCGGAGCGCACGGCCCGAGCGGCGCGGGGATTCCGTTTCCGCCCCCTCGGCCCGCTGGACCTGAAGGGCAAGTCGGAGCCGGTGGAGGTTCTGGTCCTCACCGGGACCTCCGAGGAGCCCGAGCGGGGCGTTCCCGGTCTGCGGGCGCCGATGGTGGGGCGGGACCAGGAGCTGGCCCTGCTGGAGACGGTGTACGGCCGGACCTCGACGGAGAGCCGGGCCAACCTGGTGACCATCTACGGGGACCCCGGCGTGGGCAAGAGCCGCCTCACATCGGAGTTCCTGGCCCGGCTGGCCGGAACCAAGCCGGAGCCCCTCCTCCTGCGAGGGCGATGCCTTCCGTACGGCGAGGGAGTCACCTACTGGCCGCTCGCGGAGATCCTTAAGGGGCACGCCGGCGTGCTGGACAGCGATCCTCCCGAGGTTGCCCTGGACAAGATCGGCCGATCCGCCCTCGACCTGATCGGGCCGGACGTGGCCGCGGACCCGCCGCGGGCCGCGGCCGCGCTGGCCTACACCGTCGGGCTGGAGGACCCTGCATACCCCTTCCGAACCATGGAGCCGCGCCAGGTCCGCCTGGATGTCCACGCCGCGTGGCGCTCCTTCTTCTCCGCCCTCGCCGCCCGCTCCCCCGTCGTCGCCATCCTCGAGGACATCCACTGGGCCGACGGAGCCATGCTCGACCTCCTGGAGGACCTGGCCGACCGGGTCCAGGGGCCGCTGCTACTGGTCTGCCCGGCCCGCCCGGAGCTGACCGGCCGTCGGCCCGGATGGGGCGGGGGAAAGCGCAACTTCTCGTCGATCGGGCTCGAGCCCCTCTCCCCCGCCGACGCCGATCGGCTGGTCGGGTTCCTGCTGGCGGTGGAGGACCTTCCCGAATCGGTGCACCGCCGGATCCTGGAACGAGCGGAAGGAAACCCGTTCTTCCTCGAGGAGATCGTCCGCCACCTCATCGACGAGGGCCGGATCGTCCGGTCCGGAGACCGATGGCGGGCCGCGGAGGACATCGGCGACGTCCTCATCCCCGACACCGTCCAGGGTGTGCTGGCCGCCCGCATCGACCTGCTGGCCCCGCCCGAGAAGCACGCGCTCCAGAGCGCCGCGGTGGTGGGCCGGGTGTTCTGGCCGGGCCCGGTTCGTCGCCTGTTGAACGGTGAGGCGTCCGCCCTCGACGCGAGCCTCGGCCACCTGGAGGAACGGGACCTGGTGCTGTCCCGGCTGTCGTCCTCGATCACGGGCGAGCCGGAGTTCGCCTTCAAGCACGTGCTGACCAGGGACGTGGCGTACGAGACCATCCCTCGGCGGGAACGCGTGCCCGCCCATGCCGCGGTTGCCCGGTGGCTGGAGGAGACCACGGGCGAACGGTGGCGCGAGTACTCGGAGCTGCTGGCCCATCACTACGACACCGCGTACCGGGCCGCGCGGGAGGGAGGCGGCGAGGGGACCGTCACGGCCGAGCTGAGGCGCAAGGCGTTCACCTACCTGATGGCCGCGGCCGAGGACGCCAGGAGCAAGCTGGCGTCGGAGAAGGCGTACCGGCTGGGCGAGTCCGCGCTGTCGATCGCCGGCGACGACGTGGACCGGGCCCGGGCGCTCGCGGTGATGGGGCAAGCGTCCATGGACCGGTACGAGGGAGACGCGGCCTGGGAGAACCTGCGGCAAGCCGCGGATGCGGCGGCCCGGGCCGGCGTGGAGGGCGGTCTGCTCGCGTACCTGTGTGCGCGGGCCGTGGAGACGCCTACGCGATGGCCCGGCTCGATGCGGGGAGGGGTCCCAGAGGAGGAGGTCCGATCGTATCTGGACATGGGCCTGGCCGCGTTACCCCCGGGTGACGGCGAGGCCCGGGTCCGGTTGCTCACCGCACAGTCCTTCTTGCCGTGGGGCTTTCCGGACGAGCACTCGAGCGAAGCCGAGCTCGACGCCGCACAGCGGTTCGGCGAGGAGGCGGCCGCCATGGCCATCCGCATCGACCGATCGGATCTGGCGTCGGGAGCGCTCGACTCCGTCCAGGGGAAGCTCGGGCTGCAGTGGAGGTATGCCGAGGCCGTGCAGGTGAACGACCGCCGCCTGGAGCTGGTCGACCGCATCGAAGATCCCCTTGAGGTGGGCGATGTCTACGCCGTGTCGGCCTGGCTCCGCTGTGACATCGGCCGGTACGAGGAGGCCAAAGGGCTGGCGGGAACGGGCCACGAGCTGGTGAAGGAGCAGATGCACTCCGCCACCCTGCACTGTCTCAATTGGCGAGCGTTCGCCAACTTCCGGCTCGGGGAATGGGACGCGATGCTGGAGGACCTCTCGCTGATGGAGAGGATGCTCGGCGACCGCCGCGCCGACCCGCCGTACTTCGCCGTCCGCCCGTTCGCCTGCGCCGCGTTCGTGCATGACGCGCGGGGAAACCCGGAGGCCGCGAATCGGCTCCTGGAGGTCATGGACAGCCTTCGTGCCAGGAACGTCGGGAGGATCGTCCCGTTCCTGGCCATGGCCGCCCTGGTTCGGGCCCGGCGGGGCGAAGCGGACGCGGCGCGCTCGCTGATCGAGGCGGCCCTGGCCACCCGGACGCAGGGCTCGGCCGTCGCCCCGGAGATGGAGTGCGACCTGGTGGCCGAGGCCGGGGACTGGCAGCGGGTGGCCGAGGTCGTCGGCAGGGCCCGCCACCTGTCCGACCGCGGGGGCCTGCTGGCGCTCTCCGCCCACGCGGACCGGCTGGAGGGCCGCGCGGCGCTCGCCGCTGGAGACCCCGCCGAGGCGATCGAACGTCTCGGGGCCGCCCGCGAACGGTTCGGAGAGATCGGCGCCCGATGGGAGCATGCGTTCACCGAGCTCCGCATGGCGGAAGCCCAGATCGCCGGGGGCGACACGGAGCGCGCCAGGGACAGCCTCGGCGCCGCGCTCCCGGTGTTCGAGGACCTGTCGTCGCTGCGCGAGATCGACCAGTCCCGTGCGCTGCTCGACCTTCTGGGTTGA
- a CDS encoding valine--tRNA ligase, with protein MPPQYDAAGTEPRWYAEWIRRGLFHPVPHQGGRPFCIVMPPPNVTGRLHIGHALTMGFQDVVTRRARMQGFDALWLPGTDHAGIATQVVVERELFKEGIDRRELGRERFVERVWQWKEQYGGEILEQLKALGASADWERTQFTMDEGLSRAVRVAFVRMYEDGLIYRGERIINWCPKDQTALSDSEVEHEEVEGELVTFRYPLSDGSGHVDVATTRIETMLGDTGVAVHPDDERYTPLVGKTVRHPFDGRDLPIVADAAVDPSFGTGAVKVTPAHDPTDFEIAERTGLPRRNILNADATISDEAAEEFRGLDRYEARRAVADRLRALGWLVKEERPYVHAVGHCYRCGSEIEPWLSGQQWFVAVGRLKGPAADAVLDGRITFHPERWRKPYLDWMENLRDWNISRQLWWGHRIPVWYCDDGHEFAAVEDPTGCPQCGSEKIEQDPDVLDTWFSSQLWPFSTLGWPDQTEDLAFFYPTTVLITGYEILYLWVARMIMSGLYLTGEVPFRDVMIHGLVRDSIGRKMSKSLGNVVDPIDLISRYGADATRFGLVRQATGGQDIPFGEANVEAARHFANKIWNAARLVLSAYRGGVPSLGPEGERTLTERWLLSRHQACVAEVDRAFAEYRFSDAAQALHRFVWSELCDWALEMEKGRFHEGSDDERHRAAGTVGWVLERTLRLLHPIMPFVTEEIWQRFSSGDSSASIVVAPWPEQHTEHDDPKAEDAFGLVQDLVAQARQFRALVGTGPEYRLAAADSARPVLEPLREPLERLTGASLSFGGDDGEMGESDRFVRLSVRGIEARLYVPAEFDPAPALAGRRKRLADVEAKLAQSEAKLGNDAFVSRAKPEAVERERAKHAELTAEAEAVRQQIQLLEQFGS; from the coding sequence ATGCCCCCGCAGTACGACGCGGCCGGCACCGAGCCGCGGTGGTACGCGGAGTGGATCCGGCGCGGCCTGTTCCACCCCGTGCCGCACCAGGGCGGGCGGCCGTTCTGCATCGTGATGCCGCCCCCGAACGTCACCGGGCGCCTCCACATCGGCCACGCCCTGACCATGGGGTTCCAGGACGTGGTGACCCGGCGGGCCCGGATGCAGGGGTTCGACGCCCTGTGGCTCCCCGGCACCGACCACGCCGGGATCGCGACCCAGGTGGTCGTGGAGCGCGAGCTCTTCAAGGAGGGCATCGACCGCCGCGAGCTGGGCCGGGAGAGGTTCGTCGAACGCGTCTGGCAGTGGAAGGAGCAGTACGGCGGGGAGATCCTGGAGCAGCTCAAGGCCCTGGGGGCCTCCGCCGACTGGGAGCGCACCCAGTTCACCATGGACGAGGGGTTGTCCCGTGCCGTGCGGGTGGCGTTCGTCCGGATGTACGAGGACGGGCTGATCTACCGGGGCGAGCGGATCATCAACTGGTGCCCGAAGGACCAGACGGCGCTGTCCGACTCGGAGGTCGAGCACGAGGAGGTCGAGGGCGAGCTGGTCACGTTCCGGTACCCGCTGTCGGACGGGTCCGGCCACGTCGACGTGGCCACGACCCGGATCGAGACGATGCTCGGGGACACGGGCGTGGCGGTGCACCCGGACGACGAGCGGTACACCCCGCTGGTCGGGAAGACCGTTCGCCACCCCTTCGACGGCCGCGACCTCCCGATCGTGGCGGACGCCGCCGTCGACCCGTCGTTCGGCACCGGCGCGGTGAAGGTCACGCCGGCCCACGACCCCACCGACTTCGAGATCGCCGAACGTACCGGACTCCCTCGCCGGAACATCCTGAACGCCGACGCGACCATCTCCGACGAGGCGGCGGAGGAGTTCCGGGGGCTCGACCGGTACGAGGCCCGCCGAGCGGTCGCCGACCGGCTCCGCGCCCTGGGGTGGCTGGTGAAGGAGGAACGGCCGTACGTGCACGCCGTGGGCCATTGCTACCGGTGCGGCTCGGAGATCGAGCCGTGGCTGTCCGGCCAGCAGTGGTTCGTGGCGGTGGGCCGGCTCAAGGGGCCGGCCGCGGACGCGGTCCTGGACGGGCGGATCACCTTCCACCCGGAGCGCTGGAGGAAGCCATACCTGGACTGGATGGAGAACCTGCGCGACTGGAACATCTCCCGGCAGCTGTGGTGGGGCCACCGCATCCCGGTGTGGTACTGCGACGACGGACACGAGTTCGCGGCGGTGGAGGACCCGACCGGGTGCCCCCAGTGTGGCAGCGAGAAGATCGAGCAGGACCCCGACGTCCTGGACACGTGGTTCTCCTCTCAGCTGTGGCCATTCTCGACGCTCGGGTGGCCGGACCAGACCGAGGACCTCGCGTTCTTCTATCCCACCACGGTCCTGATCACGGGGTACGAGATCCTGTACCTGTGGGTGGCTCGCATGATCATGTCCGGCCTGTACCTGACCGGTGAGGTCCCGTTCCGGGACGTGATGATCCACGGGCTGGTCCGCGACTCGATCGGCCGCAAGATGAGCAAGTCGCTCGGGAACGTGGTCGATCCGATCGACCTCATCTCCCGGTACGGCGCCGACGCCACCCGGTTCGGGCTGGTGCGCCAGGCCACCGGCGGCCAGGACATCCCCTTCGGCGAGGCCAACGTGGAGGCCGCCCGCCACTTCGCGAACAAGATCTGGAACGCCGCCCGGCTGGTGCTCTCCGCGTATCGGGGCGGCGTGCCCTCGCTCGGGCCCGAAGGCGAGCGGACCCTCACCGAGCGGTGGCTGCTGTCCCGGCACCAGGCGTGCGTGGCCGAGGTGGACCGGGCCTTCGCGGAGTACCGGTTCTCCGACGCCGCGCAGGCGCTGCACCGGTTCGTATGGTCCGAGCTGTGCGACTGGGCCCTGGAGATGGAGAAGGGGCGCTTCCACGAGGGCTCCGACGACGAGCGGCACCGGGCCGCCGGAACGGTGGGGTGGGTGCTGGAGCGGACCCTCCGGTTGCTGCACCCGATCATGCCCTTCGTGACCGAGGAGATCTGGCAGCGCTTTTCGTCGGGCGACTCCTCCGCCTCGATCGTGGTGGCGCCCTGGCCGGAACAGCACACCGAGCACGACGACCCCAAGGCGGAGGACGCGTTCGGCCTGGTGCAGGACCTGGTGGCGCAGGCTCGGCAGTTCCGGGCCCTGGTCGGAACGGGCCCCGAGTATCGCCTGGCCGCGGCGGACTCCGCGCGCCCGGTGCTGGAGCCCCTGCGTGAGCCCCTGGAACGCCTCACGGGCGCGTCGCTGTCGTTCGGCGGGGACGACGGGGAGATGGGGGAGAGCGATCGCTTCGTCCGGCTGTCGGTTCGAGGAATCGAGGCTCGCCTGTACGTCCCGGCGGAGTTCGACCCGGCGCCCGCCCTGGCCGGCCGGCGGAAGCGCCTGG